In Numenius arquata chromosome 1, bNumArq3.hap1.1, whole genome shotgun sequence, the DNA window accaatggccaggaaggcatcTGTCGCACCATGGACACTGCTTTTGGCTGTGTCAGCAGAGGCCACCTTTGAATGGCTCTAAGATGGGTGGCAGGGATCAAGTGTGCTCTGTCTCTTCCAATACATGAATTAGGAGGCCTCCAAAGGAGTGTGTTCAGGACAAGCATAATGTGGTGGCTCTAGATCTTCTTTCACACAAGCCATTGTGTGTTGCAGTTACCAACATTCGAATTCAAATGAACATTTAATGGAAGGAAGAAgaccttcctgggcacctatgtgTATATGAACTGGTTCTGGTTCAGGAATCCCCTAGAATACAAATTGCTGGAGGCTGAGAAGGTGCTTGAGGAATTACTAAGCACACTTGCCTTATTCTTACATTCTTCTCTTGGCATCTGCCTAAGGCCACTTTTGGGGACAGGACACAAGGCCACATAGCTCTGGTCTGCTCCAGAGACCACAGACCTCCCCCGGGGTTTCCTCCCATATCCAcagaactggaacaggttgcccagagaagctgtggctgccccatccctggaggggttcaaggccaggttggagggggcttggagcaacctggtctagcaacCTGCCCCAcccagggcagggtggctggaactcgatgatctttaaggtcccttccaacccgaaccattctatgattctatgagctgaAGTGGGGCTGGCAACAACCTTTAAGCCTCATCTGTCCATCAACTTGCCACAGAGCAGGAGCTCTTCTACCCAAACCACCCCTGGCCTGACTCTCCGGGGAGGGGGATGCCGGGAGAGGATGGCAACTCTGGGAGGGATCTCCAGGGCACATCCCCTGCCACCATCATCAAGGACGGAGGGCACTGTGTGGAGCTGCATCAAATGCTAGGGTGGACCTGGTGCTGTAGGGGTTAATGAGTCAACTCTGAGCGCTGAGGAGCCAAGAGCCCTCCTGCTCTCAGGCGGAGGATCTTCTATAAATCCATCCTCTGCTGCTGTGAGCCCTGAGGGTGAGGAACAGGCTGCAGAAGCTGGTGGGAAGCTCGTGAGTGAGGCAGGTGAGTGGGCTTTTTGCTCTGTGCCACTGTTGGGGGGCTCAGATGGGTaccccccccaactcctcccAGATGTGGGCAGGGTGTGTGATGCTCGCCCCTGCAAACAAACACCCTCCCATGGACCAGCTCATTTCAGCTCCCCGAGGTGGGTGTTGCTCCAAGGAACTGCACCCTGTCCCCTGTCCAGAGAACTGGCATGGAGATGGGACACCTCTCCAAGACCCCAGACTCTCCTGTTGCAAAGGGGAACGGGCAGCCCTTGCACCCACTCAGAGAAAAACTCTTCATGCCAGAGCAAGGTGCAGccccttttccagtcacagcCTGCTGAGGACGCTCGGTCTCAGTGAAATCCTGGGGTGCATCTGTGGAATTTGTCGTTTTGGGGAGTACATCACACTGTAAGAGTTAAAATGAGTCATCACTTCACGCTCTGCCTGCTGAAGATGCTCCCATGCTGCagtgagggggcgggggggctgatTTGTGGCAGAAAATGTGGCCGAGACAAGGAGGTTCTTCAACTGGCACAGTGTGGGTAAAGCACATACCAGAAATTCAGGGCAATTAAAAACAACCTCTGATGGTCCCTGTACCCTCAGGGTGGAGACTGAGCAGGGAATTACGGCCGCTTTAACTGGTCCTGCCAGATGTTTGTGCCTGAAGATAACTTTCTCCTCCCGTAActcctcctctgtcccctctgtcccctccgtGTACTGTGGGGGATGATCTTTGAGGACCTTCTCCGGAGGAGCAGAGAAAACTCCCACACGTTAAAGTTTGTGCCAGCCCAGGTCAATCCACGGAATTTTCTCAGTCTTTCCAGCTTTCCAGGGGTGCTGCCTTGGGCCACAAACCCAGCATTGGGCCACAAACCTGTACATGGACACAGGGAAGGGCAAAGATGGATGCTGTGGGTTAGAAGCCCTATGAGTTTGAGGAAAGAATGgcaatttttctgcatttttttctgaacaatcAAGATATTTTCAAATGCAATGGTTTTACAGTTATTTAAGCTGTTTCCAAAACTTTTCTAGACTTAAGGGTGGGTATTCCAGACAAGGTGACATAAACCTCCATAACAGATCTCACTTAGCTGTCAAAACCAGTCATTTCCAGAGCAGTTTCTTAAAATCCCTCTTATGCACCCATTCATTCCCACTGCCTTCCTCCCTGTTGCTTTCCATGGGAAGTCCTTATaggagaggggtgggaaggagcttTCTAGAAGATGTTAGAAAGCTGATGTGGGCCAACTGAGCCGACCTGGGGCTGTGGAGATCTCAGTGACCCTCATTGAAACATGCTGAGGCTGCACTGGTTCTGCTCCCTACGAGCACCCAAGGGAGCACAGGAGCCCCTGTCGTAGACGGTCCTTCAAAGCTAGACATGAGGACCAGAGCAAGGTCCTCCATGCAGAGAGGCCTGGGGAGAGGACTCTAGACATTACAGTCCTTGGGTCCTGTCACCACCCTTCCTGGCAGTGTgagtttacagaaagaaaaatttccatCTCTCCTCCCTGTATGTCTAGCGGGAGGATGTTCAGGGACACTCTGCTTTTAGACAATGTCCTTGTAATTTCCAGCTTGCATATATCCATGTacagtttatagaatcatagaatggattatgttggaaaggaccttaaagccccccccagttccaccccctgccctgggcagggacacctcccaccagaccaggctgctccaagccccctccaacctggccttgaacccctccagggatggggcagccacagcttctcggggcaacctgggccagggtctcaccaccctcacagcaaagaattccttccccagatctcatctccatctcccctctttcagtgtcaaacccttccccctcctcctagggctcccctccctcatccagagtccctccccagctttcctggagccccccaccttgagggactggaaggggctccaaggtctccccggagccttcttttctccaggctgaacccccccaactctctcagccccccctcccagcagaggggctccagcccccccagcatctccatggccctctgctggacccgttccaacaggtccatgtccttgcttTGTGAATAATCACTATTCTTCAGCTTAAGTAGATCTTTTTCCCTCCGTGTGTTTGTAGATGGCCTGTGTTTTGTTGGTCTAAAAGGCCCAGGCTCTACAAGTGTCCATTCCTCAGAAAGTGGCTATATTTCCACAGGCAGACCAGTATCTGATCTGTTACCAGCTCCTCGTCTTTCACCAGGGATTCCCAGCAAAAATAGAAAGTTCAAGATCAGCACTCTAATTGCAATGTCACTTCTCCCCCTTGATTTGTATTTACACAAGCACTCATGGACATTTATTGTCCATGAGACAATATGGAGAGCTGTTTCAGTCCAGCTCCTGGCAAGCTTTGCTGTAgctggtcttgctgatgcctctgatccaaGGGCTCCTGGACCATCCCTGTTTCTTACTGCCTGTGTGTGATTTGCGACCCCTCTGGCTTTCCTTCCAGGGCAGCTCTTCAGGGATGAGATGGAGCATCCTTGTTTCATCCCCACTGGGACCAACAGCAGCCAGACCAGGACCCAATCATTCTTTTTGGGTGGCTTTCCAGCATGGGGAACCACTCAGGTGTGGTCTGCTGTTCCTCTCTGCTCTACGTACCTCCTAGCGCTGCTGGGGAACCTGACTGTCCTTTCCAtcatcagggcagagcagagcctccACGCACCCATGTATCTACTCCTTGCTATGCTGGCTGTGGCCGACCTGGGCTTGTCCACATCCACCTTCCCGACCATGCTGAGGATGCTGTGGCTGGAGGCCAGGGAGATCAGCTTTGGCACCTGCCTTACCCAGATGTTCTTTATTCACTCCTTCACGGACATCGAATCTGCTGTCATCCTGGCAATGGCCTTTGATCGCTATGTGGCCATCTGCCACCCCCTGCGATATTCCTCCATCCTCACCAACTCGGTGACCACCAAGATCTGCATGGCAATTGTGGTGAGGACCGCCCTTGTCCAGTTCCCGCTCCCAATCCTGCTGACTCGGCTGTGTTTTACCAGGGTCAGCAAGCTCTCCCATCCCTACTGCTTGCACCCAGACATCATCACACACACAGGCTCCGACACGAGGATTAACAGTGCTTATGGACTTTTTGTGCTGCTCTCCACACTGGGTTTGGACTTGCTCTTTGTCCTCCTGTCCTACCTCCTTATCCTTAAGACCATCCTGAACTTTGCCACTTGGAGGGAGCGTCTCAAAGCCCTCAACACCTGCATCTCACACATCTGTGCCGTCCTCCTCTTCTTCGTCCCCATGATCTGCCTGTCTATGATGCACCGTTTTGGCAAACACATGTCCCCCCAGGCCTACGTTTTCACGGCCAACCTCCATTTCCTTGCCCCACCCATCCTGAATCCCATCGTTTACAGCGTGAAAACCAAACCCATCCGGAGACGGATACTGAGGATGCTCTGCCAAAGAGGGCTCCCCAAGTCCAGGGTTGCCATTTGCCAGTGAAACCAATATGATGGTCACTGCTGACTGTCTTACACAAGGTTCAACCCCCAAGAAGACCAGCCAGGAGAGGGGAACATGCCAAACTTCTGCCGATGTGGCAAGTGAGGATATAAGGAAAGTAAAAGGCATATGGACAGTAAAGGATATGTAGATATCTGCAATGTAAAAACCACAGTTTTAAGAATATCTGGTTAATGGCTCTTCAACATATAAACAGAGgccaaaaataggaaaaataacaaatcatGCTGAAATACACAAACCCAAGACCCCAGGAGATAACAGAGACAATAACGCAGACCACAGCCAAGGTCAGTGActgaggggtggctggaggaTCCAGGAGGAAAGAGGTTCAAGCAGAACTGCTGAGAAGGGAGAATGAAGTCATGAGTTCCCTGGAAAGAGCAGACTTAGTGCTGGATATTCGGTGGCCCTTGTGTAAAAATCTATATGGGGTGATTTCAGGGGCTTgtggaaatgtgaaaaatgtattaTGGGATGTTTAGAAGATGGACTGAAGGCAAGAGAAAGGAGGGATCCAGGTGTATTGGGAAGGAACCAGGTTGGGAAAATGGAGGGGAGCTGGTAAAGGGGATGATCAAGTGTAAACAGGTTGCTGGTCAATGTGCTCTCCAGGCCAAGTGCCTGATCACCGCAGCCCAACCTCTCAGCTCATTAAACTCACTTCTGGCTCTCTTCTGAGTGACCCTACTATCTGTGTACGGGGGTACGTGTGAGGCATTTGGTGACAAACATTAAGCTGGACTAACTGATGAATGGGAAACCAGAACCTGTAAAGACCCAAGGCTGGAGCTGAAGAGTGGACAAAAAGGGCTGAGGGTCTGTCTGGACATTGATCTGGACAAGCTTCTGGTCTGCTCCAGGGTTTGAGGGACCCACGGACACAAGAGTGACTACGAAACAAGCAGGAGAGGGTCATATCCTGTCCTGACCATCCATTAAGGAGAAAAAGGGCTGGGTCATGCTGGTCATGTCCACATGAGCTGGTGTCGGTGTGGGTACCAGGGCAGGCACTGCTCTCTGTGACAGGCCTTTTGGCCACCTGGGACCATTTTTGCCTCCCAGGAAGACCAGGCTGGTCACTGGCCACTTGGACTTGGTCCATTATATGTGAAGTGGAGGATGAGGGTAACTGGGAGCAGAGGGGGCCAGGTCTGGCAAGGTCCACCCTCCATAGACACAGCTGGACTTGGTGTCCCAAACATGGGCTGAAGCAGACCCCAGGTCTGTGAGGGGAATCCTTTATATAAAGCAACGACTTTTGGACTCTCAGGTATTAATCAAAAGTGTTGTCTTCTCTTTAAAACAGGGGTGCTTTCCccctcaggtttttttcttagtttcaCCTGGAGCATTTCGCCTGAGTTAGGCTACAACACCAGATTTCTTGAAATAACTGTCATTCCTGAATTAGCATGCACTAATTAGTATGCTGGAGTTTCCATAAGGCACTGCAGCAGAACACCTCCTCAGACTGGCTCATTTAGGCTTAGAAGATTGATTTCTTCCCACTTGAGCTGACAGGGTGGTGCTGCTTCAAAAggagctgctctcctccagctggGCCAGAGGTGCAGGCACCGTATGAACTGACTCCCCTCAGAAGGACGTTTTAAAccagtttaaatatttaagaactgttttcatgttttctgccAGTGTTTGTTACGGACTGGGCCCCCAGCACTGTAACAAGTAGGATCAGCATGTCCTTGGGAGCACTTTACTGggaagtataaatatttttaaaagtggtCCAAGTAgattccctcagcctttccaggCTCAGACCCCTTGACACCCATAATATAACCCATGAAGATACATATATGCATCCTTCTATGTATAATAAAATTACAAGCCCCAATTAAAGACCCTGGACACCAGTAATTCTGCTTCTTCCAGTATCAAAGTTTTGGGTTGTTCTGGTAAGAGCTTCAATAAGACACCCTTTGCCCAAGAGCTGCATGGTAGAGCCTTGCTCATGGGTGAGACCCGCTGTCCTCAGCCTCAGAGCTGTCCTCAGACCCTCTCCCTCGGGGATGAGCTCTGCAGGACATTGTGGATGGCAAAGGTTTCTACAAGCtcaaaaagcagcaaggaaaatcCACAGGAGAGCAATCCTTTGGTTCCATAATAGCCTCtctggctgaggagccactgtgCTCTTCTGTGTGGAGGAGCACCACGGCATGTTTGCCTTGTGCTTAAACtctgggacctgctggtggccAAGCTGCTGGGTGGCACAGAGTTTGGACTAGCTCCTTGCAGGTCTTCcataaaaccacagaatcatagaatgctttgggttggaagggaacttaaagatcacccagtcccactcTCTGCCATggacaaggacacctcccaccagagcaggttgctccaagccccctccaacctggccttgaacccctccagggatggggcagccacagcttctcggggcaacctgggacaggctctcaccaccctaagggtgaagaatttcttccccagatctcatctccatctcccctctttcagtgtcaaacccttccccctcttcctatggctcccctccctcatcaagagtccctccccagctttcctggagccccccactttagggactggaaggggctccaaggtctccctggagccttctcttctccaggctgaacccccccaactctctctcagcctgtcctcacagcagaagggctccagcccccacagcatctccgtggccctatGTCGGTGCAGGCTTCGGAGCGGGTCCTTCCACCGCAATTTGGGAGCCCAGAGACATCAGCGCGGCATCACCGGGGAGGTGTGAAGCCATGAACCCTGCAAACCTCCGctccccttccccgggggggTGCCGGGCTCGGGGTAccccggggggtgcgggcgggcGGAGCGCGGCTCGTTGCTTCCCTCTGCTGGGGGATGCGGGATGCGGGATGCTCCGGTCGGTCCctgccgccccccggccccggtggCCTCAGCTCCTCATGGAAACAAGGAGAGGGACATATCTCCGCTTTGGAGACCACAAATGAGAAAGCAAATCCATGGCGTCACCCGGGTTGTCTCATGCCAGACGCACCCCGTAGGTTCTTTGTCCCACATCATGACCTTCACAGAAAAGCTTGtttctaattttcttcttccttttctaattttcctcctttctctgaagCAGGGAGACAGTCCAGAAGTGATGTCTCCATGAGAGGGTCCTCAACTGAGTGGCTTACTGAAGGCCTTTTGCAGAGGAACCCCAATGAAGCCTCTGTCAGAGAAAGGATGCACCTGCATGGAGACCTGTACATCATACATTCTCCCCGAATAGCCCCAAAAGTTGGCTATGCCTTGATTTTGTACTTTTAGGTTGAAAACCCAAAAGCTGAGGAATTTAAACCCTATGCCTGCTTTTCAGACCTGATCCGTAGCTTGCCACCAGTGTGGGGCATGAGAGAGGAACCGCCAAAAGCTGCTGGGCAAAGACAAAACCTGCTGAGAAATGAGGTGAGCTGAGTCCTCCACCCTGACACCCCATGAGAGCTACGTGCCACTGACTCACCCACAGGGAAGGGTACCCAAATTAGGTCTGGGACATAGATAATTCCAGCTTTACCAATATAAAATTGATTTTTCAAGCATTAGAAAGCGTTAGTCTGCCTATGCCACAGATATGTCAAGTGGATCACTGAGGCCTGAGGACCTTATTTAATTAAAGCCATGAATTCTTACACCAGAGGCAACCTGAGCCAGGGGTTATGTGTGATAATAtctgtgctggggctggagagcCATAAGGTATGCACGGGCCAACAGCTGGTGACGGTGACTTTTTGCAGATATGCCAATTTTGGGGGCCTGAAAATCCAATCTTGAAATGTTGATTCTCAAGATGTGAGCTCACAATtttcctgggaaagaaaagaaaggaaggaagaagaaaggaaaaagaaaatatctggctAAAGTcaatctgtctggttttatttcagcAACTAAATCTTGATTTAGTGCTTAATTTAAGGTACCCGAGTTTGACTTGGTTCATATTTTTATTAGTTTCCGTTCCCTCACAACCTCTTTCTGCTCTCTCACTTGTTGACCATTCCCATTCTTTTAatattggattttctttttatgcCCCCAAAGAGAGCCCTCAGAGTACAAGCCGATGGTGAGCGTTCAGAGGAGGAACGGCAGTGAGAgcctgctgcagggagcagacACATTTGCTCTATTACTCAGAAAGCACTGGAACACCCCCaggggcaggcagagcacagctggggGCAGTGGTGGCAGCAGACCCCCTGTCATCTCCCCCGGGTTGGCTGGAGGGGGTCAGCATCACTCATcctatgatgacaggctgagagagttgggggggttcagcctggagaagagaaggctccggggagaccttggagccccttccagtccctcaaggtggggggctccaggaaagctggggagggactctggatcagggaggggagccataggaggagggggaagggtttgacactgaaagaggggagatggagatgagatgtggggaagaacttctttgctgtgagggtggtgagaacctggcccaggttgccctgagaagctgtggctgccccatccctggaggggttcaagggcaggttggagggggcttggagcagcctggtctggtgggaggtgtccctgcccagggcaggaggatggaactcgatgatccttgagatctcttcccacccaaaccattctatgattgtatgattctattcATGTGTCCTCAGCCATCCCACCTCATCCCCGTCCCGCTGTGAAGGGGATGATGCAGAACCCCGAAGGCTTCGTGTGCTCCATCCCAGGCCATAatctgcagcagcagaagaagGTAATCTCTCAGCAGGTGGCTCACATTAAAGGAGTTCCACCCAAAACCCcgttaattttgttttcttttcatcgaGTTTGTCCAAGCATCACCGATCagagctctcctcctcccagctgcctgTGAGCCCCGGGGGGACTCAGGGGGAACCTATAAACAtctccacctccctgccctctctcccctCAGGTCCAGAGGCAGATTATCCTCATTCCTGGTGGTGATGGGAGCTGGTCAGTTGTTTGCAGTAGCTGTCGTTGTGCAGATTTCTGTGGCCAAGGTGCCTGATTTGAACTAGAAGGTAAAATTCTGCAGCTGGGAGAGCCGCTCCCCCCCAGACTACTCCAAGCTGCAGCTTTAGGCTCCGAGAGGAGAAACACCGTTTTCCAGGCAGGGTTTGTCATGTAAATGCTGCTATTTGGGCTCCAGGGTCCTTCTCTGGCCTGGGGGGTGTGCTACCCACAGCAGATACCTGCAGGAGACTTTCCCAGGCTCCACCTGAATCAACATCTCACGGAAGAAATCACAGCCTGGCTCTAAAGCGCAGATAGCCTGATGACCTCAAGCTGCCTTTCCTGTAGAATTCCCAATAAGGGGACGGGGCTGTgccttcaaagaagaaaaagtctatCAGCAAAACCTTCTGCTATCATCACCGGGTTATTGCTCGCCAAAGCAGTTGCAGACCTAGCCCTGGCCACCCGTCATCTGAGAAGGGTTCGTGGCTCTTCTTCACATTTCAACTACTTTGGCGGGGGCTGCCCTCACGGGTGGCTGTGTTATTTCTCTGGAAATACTGCAAATCACCTTCTgggtggggcagaggaaggggaagcaCAGGCAGAAGTCCCAAGGGAGCAACAAGGAGAAAAGCTGCATGGAGAGGACTCTGCACGCACATACCCCACGCACGTTGGGTGGATTTGGGCTTGTTCGGCAGCAGATGTGGCCATCTGAGACCAGAATAGGAAGATGTGACAGAGTGTGGGGCAGATTGCACCAGGGCAGCACTGCTGGGTTGTTTATCACCCAGCTGCAGTGGGAATGATCCCCCCACCCCATTGTGCAGTGGGGCAATCCTTGGGCAAACACCGAGGTTCCTGAGCTCCTCTGTGCGATCTCTGTGCCCGGAGTTGGTGTGTCGGTGTTCCTACCAACAGCTACATTCTGCCTTAGACCTTTTCATCTGATTTTGCTTTAAATTCCAGTggctgctctgcctccctggcACACGGCTGGTCCCTGATGTCACATACTCTGCTGGATGCTGATCTTCCACTCTGCTTTGTTCTGCACagggactgtgtccagttctgagatccccagttccagaaggacagggaactgctggagagggtacagcaaagggctacaaagatgatgaagggactagaacatctctcttgtgagcaaaggctgagggacttgggtttttttagtctggagaagagcagactgagaggggacctcatcgatgctgagcaatagctaaagggcgggtggcaaggggatggggccagactcttctcagtggtgcccagggacaggacaaggggcaatgggcacaaacttgaacagaggaagttccatctcaacatgaggaggaacttcttactttgagggtggcagagccctggaagaagctgcccagagggtgtggaatctccttctctggagacattccaaccccacctggacatgttcctgtgcaacctgctctgggtgaccctgctctggcagggggaattttttaaaacactttgggATCCAGAGAAATCTGTGCTCCCAGTGCTCTGGGGAAACTCAAGTGGGTTTTCATGAATTATGAACTGTGCTCCTCACCTCTTCCCATTTTTGCTTACAGGGAAAGGAGCCCAAACTACTTCAGATACCATCCTACCATGGTGGCTCTCAATCAGACCAGCTTGCAGCCCACCTCCTTCCTTCTGCTGGGCATGGCAGGCCTGGAGGACCTGCACGCCTCGCTCTCCATCCCATTCTTCCTGATGTACCTGGTGGCCCTGCTGGGCAACTTCATCCTCTTGTTTGTCATTGCAACCGAGCGAAGCCTCCACGAGCCAATGTACCTCTTCCTGGCCATGTTAGCGGTGGCAGATCTGGTGTTATCCTCCTCCACGGTGCCCAAAACCCTGAGCATATTCTGGTCCCTTTCCAAGGAGATGTCTTTCCAGGCCTGCCTTACCCAGATGTTCTTCACCCACCTGAGCTTCATTGCAGAGTCAACCATTCTGCTGGCCATGGCATTCGACAGGTACGTGGCCATCTGCAACCCCTTGAGATACACCACAGTGTTCACACACCTGATGATAGCCAAGGTGGGGCTGACAGCCATAGCCAGGAGCTTTTGTGTGATGTTCCCAACAATATTCCTCCTTCAGAGGCTGCCGTACTGCGGGCACAATGTCATGCCCCACACCTACTGTGAGCACATGGGCATTGCCCGGCTGGCCTGTGCCAACATCTCCGTTAACATCTGGTATGGCTTTGCCACCACCCTTCTGTCCCCAGGCCTGGATGTTGTGCTCATCGGGGTATCGTACATCCTCATCCTCCGGGCTGTCTTCAGGCTCTCCTCCAAGGATGCCCGGCGCAAGGCAGTTGGCACCTGCAGCTCTCATGCCTGTGTTATACTGATGTTCTACACCCCAGCATTTTTCTCGTTTTTCACTCACCGCTTTGGCCACAACATCCCCCACCATGTTCACATCCTGTTGGCCAATGTCTACGTGCTCCTGCCACCCATGCTAAACCCCATCGTCTACACCCTGAAAAACAAACTCATTCGAGAAAAGATGTCCCAGGTGCTCTTCGGGACCGGGGCAGTGTGGTGACTGGGATGCTATTCCTTTGAAAGGAACATCTGGTCTGGCTGGGATGATCCATCCAGCAGGAATCCCACTTCAAGGACCTCCCTTGTCAGCTCCTCTGCAGACCCCCAGACCTGCCTATGTCGTGATAACCTGCATTTGCTTTTTCTGGTTAATCTTTAACTCTCCTTTGTACCCACAGAGAATAACTGTTCTTACTGATAACCCCTTTCCAATCCTTGTGATTGCTGTGTTCCCTAATTAACTGATACAAGTTGCTGATATTCCCAGCATAATACTGACGGATATGTCCAGTTCTCTGATGCAACATTTTAAACTTTATTGAAGTATTGaagtatttattccttttttcctttttttttaccaaaGAAAGTGGACAGAGCATCATTCTCCATTAGACACTATTGTAAATGAAAATCCAGAGAAAATTACATTTGGTTAAAATATCTATGCAGTTAGATCACTGGGAGTCATATGTATTTCTTCTAATTAATAATATGTTATTCTGTGCAATGCAAGAAGCCACATCAGAACATAAAAATGGCACTGGAATTTTATTGCCCAAGTCTCAGCAGTTATTCAAGTTGATGATGGGTTTTCCCTTGAACTTTTAACCAAACTCTTGTCATCTTTCTGAGCTGTGTGACTCCTGCAAGGCTttacccacccacccacctgtCTAATCATGGCCAGACCCCTGAGCACTGATGCAGATCACACCATGACTGCAGAGTCATGGCTTCTTGCAGCTTCCTGGTGGTCCAGGTACAGACCTGTTTGGTTTTCACACTGTACACaattgagaaaaggaggctgagggaagaccttctcgctctctccaactccccgaaaggagAGTGTAGCCAAGGGGgggcggtctcttctcccaaggaacagaccatgggacaagaggaaacagcctcaagttgcaccagggaaggtttaggatggatattaggaacaatttcttcctggaaagggctgtcaagccttggcagaggctgcccagggcagtggtggagtcaccatccctggagggatttcaaagctgggcagaggtggtgctgagggacatgggtcagtggtgggtttgtcagtgttgggttgatatTTGGACTccatggtctcaaaggtcccttccaaccataatgattttatgattctgtgttcaTCATGGTGGGACCAGCAAGAAGATGCTGGCCATGAGAGTGTGAGCAATGGGAGAAGCATTTTTTCCCAAACTTGTGAATCACAGACAGACCAGTCACTGGGATGTCGAATATTAGGAGAGCACAGATATGGGAGGTGCAACTGCTCAAGAGCCTGCACTGCTCGTCCTTGGATGCAATACTCAAGACAGTCATAAGGATCATGATGTATAACAGAACAAGTAACAGTGAGTCCAAAGCTATTGAAGAAAGAGCAAACGCTTAAGCCATAAATGCTGCTGTCTCATAAATGTCATGTAGATGGGACTGGGCCACactgatgatcata includes these proteins:
- the LOC141466583 gene encoding olfactory receptor 51L1-like — encoded protein: MEHPCFIPTGTNSSQTRTQSFFLGGFPAWGTTQVWSAVPLCSTYLLALLGNLTVLSIIRAEQSLHAPMYLLLAMLAVADLGLSTSTFPTMLRMLWLEAREISFGTCLTQMFFIHSFTDIESAVILAMAFDRYVAICHPLRYSSILTNSVTTKICMAIVVRTALVQFPLPILLTRLCFTRVSKLSHPYCLHPDIITHTGSDTRINSAYGLFVLLSTLGLDLLFVLLSYLLILKTILNFATWRERLKALNTCISHICAVLLFFVPMICLSMMHRFGKHMSPQAYVFTANLHFLAPPILNPIVYSVKTKPIRRRILRMLCQRGLPKSRVAICQ
- the LOC141466588 gene encoding olfactory receptor 52B2-like, which translates into the protein MVALNQTSLQPTSFLLLGMAGLEDLHASLSIPFFLMYLVALLGNFILLFVIATERSLHEPMYLFLAMLAVADLVLSSSTVPKTLSIFWSLSKEMSFQACLTQMFFTHLSFIAESTILLAMAFDRYVAICNPLRYTTVFTHLMIAKVGLTAIARSFCVMFPTIFLLQRLPYCGHNVMPHTYCEHMGIARLACANISVNIWYGFATTLLSPGLDVVLIGVSYILILRAVFRLSSKDARRKAVGTCSSHACVILMFYTPAFFSFFTHRFGHNIPHHVHILLANVYVLLPPMLNPIVYTLKNKLIREKMSQVLFGTGAVW